From the Amia ocellicauda isolate fAmiCal2 chromosome 21, fAmiCal2.hap1, whole genome shotgun sequence genome, one window contains:
- the dio2 gene encoding type II iodothyronine deiodinase yields the protein MGTLSVELLVALQVLPGFFSNCLFLALYDSLLLARRALARGGPWQRALTAAGLRSVWNSFLLDAHKQVKLGGDAPNSKVVKVPSSGSRRRSLSNKTGDECRLLDFESKDRPLVVNFGSATUPPFISHLPAFRQLVEEFSDVADFLLVYIDEAHPSDGWVVPGMDSHSFEVRKHRSLEERCRAARRLLERFSLPAQCQLVADCMDNNTNVAYGVSFERVCIVQKKKIAYLGGKGPFFYNLKEVRHWLEQTYRKR from the exons ATGGGCACGCTGAGTGTGGAGCTGCTGGTGGCGCTGCAGGTCCTGCCCGGCTTCTTCTCCAACTGCCTGTTCCTCGCGCTCTACGACTCGCTGCTGCTGGCCCGGCGCGCGCTGGCCCGGGGGGGCCCCTGGCAGCGCGCGCTCACCGCCGCGGGCCTGCGCTCCGTGTGGAACAGCTTCCTGCTGGACGCGCACAAGCAG GTGAAGCTGGGGGGCGATGCTCCCAATTCGAAGGTGGTGAAGGTCCCGAGCTCCGGCAGCCGGAGGAGGAGTCTCAGCAACAAGACAGGGGACGAGTGTCGGCTGCTGGACTTCGAATCGAAGGACCGGCCGCTGGTGGTGAACTTCGGCTCGGCCACCTGACCCCCGTTCATCAGCCACCTGCCTGCCTTCAGGCAGCTGGTGGAGGAGTTCTCCGACGTGGCGGACTTCCTCCTGGTCTACATCGACGAGGCCCACCCCTCAGATGGCTGGGTGGTGCCCGGGATGGATTCCCACTCCTTCGAGGTGAGGAAGCACCGCAGCCTGGAGGAGCGCTGCCGGGCCGCACGCCGACTCCTCGAGCGCTTCTCCCTGCCGGCCCAGTGCCAGCTGGTGGCCGACTGCATGGACAACAACACCAACGTGGCGTACGGGGTGTCCTTCGAGAGAGTGTGCATCGTGCAGAAGAAGAAAATCGCCTATCTGGGCGGGAAGGGACCGTTTTTTTACAATCTGAAAGAAGTGAGGCACTGGCTTGAACAGACCTACAGGAAACGATAA